In a genomic window of Desulfobacterales bacterium:
- the dsrJ gene encoding sulfate reduction electron transfer complex DsrMKJOP subunit DsrJ, translating into MNSKVLIGTGVVVFLLIVLFPFWYMRGKAAPMPEVELTPMAKAAKKCVRSTEYMRAEHMQLLDIWRDSVVRESKRIYVNPEGKEFNMSLSNTCLDCHSNKAEFCDRCHNFASVRPYCWTCHIDNPKEKS; encoded by the coding sequence ATGAATAGTAAAGTACTCATAGGAACGGGAGTGGTCGTATTTTTGCTCATCGTTTTATTTCCCTTCTGGTACATGCGGGGTAAAGCCGCCCCGATGCCGGAGGTAGAATTGACACCCATGGCCAAGGCAGCCAAAAAATGCGTGCGCTCGACCGAATACATGCGTGCCGAGCACATGCAGTTGCTGGATATCTGGCGGGATTCAGTGGTGCGCGAAAGCAAACGCATTTATGTCAATCCCGAAGGCAAAGAATTTAACATGAGCCTGAGCAACACCTGTTTGGACTGTCATTCCAATAAAGCTGAATTTTGTGACCGCTGTCACAATTTTGCTTCAGTCAGGCCCTATTGCTGGACTTGCCACATTGATAACCCGAAGGAGAAGAGCTAA
- a CDS encoding sigma-54 dependent transcriptional regulator, whose product MNPYCIYIVDDEALARNGLKLALKKKNYNVQGFGSAESAIKAIDKDPPDLVLLDIGLPGMSGVEALEIIKKRHPEVIIVMITAYEDVQTVVSSMKNGAYEYVVKPVQMDALLVILRNAFETIAMRKEIQAMHEKYLKENLPCFIGESNAIQDVMELVTKVAQSPDTPILILGETGTGKELIAKAIHYKSPNFKGPMVAVNCAAMPKELIESELFGYEKGAFTGAERSGKAGLVEKAAHGTLFLDEVGDLSAEAQVKLLRFLDTGEYYRVGGTKKHAVKTRIISATNRDLTALVATGEFRKDLYHRFAVVKLEVPSLCQRRDDIILMAKHFLVEFSQKFDKSFKGISAEAEAALKNYDWPGNVRELKNLIERGVLLSEGPELLLDDLGLKNKNGQPNNNPLVDNPQLPSVSPEGIDFSAIIADIEKAYFEEALKLADGNESKAALLLNLTRDKFRYRRQKLDAMS is encoded by the coding sequence ATGAACCCTTATTGCATATATATTGTCGATGATGAAGCCCTGGCCCGCAACGGCCTCAAACTGGCTTTGAAGAAAAAGAACTATAACGTCCAGGGATTTGGCTCGGCCGAATCGGCGATTAAAGCCATTGATAAGGACCCGCCGGATCTGGTACTGCTGGATATCGGGCTGCCGGGTATGAGCGGTGTCGAAGCCCTAGAAATTATCAAAAAGCGGCACCCAGAAGTGATCATCGTCATGATCACCGCCTACGAAGACGTCCAGACGGTGGTGTCTTCCATGAAAAACGGTGCCTATGAATATGTGGTCAAGCCGGTTCAGATGGATGCCCTGCTGGTGATCTTGCGCAACGCTTTTGAAACCATCGCCATGCGCAAAGAAATTCAGGCCATGCATGAAAAATATCTCAAAGAGAACCTGCCCTGCTTTATTGGCGAAAGCAATGCCATTCAGGATGTCATGGAGCTGGTGACCAAGGTTGCCCAGAGCCCGGACACACCCATTTTAATCCTGGGGGAAACCGGCACGGGCAAAGAGCTGATCGCCAAAGCGATTCACTACAAAAGCCCCAACTTTAAGGGGCCCATGGTGGCCGTCAACTGTGCCGCCATGCCCAAAGAATTGATTGAAAGCGAGCTCTTCGGCTATGAAAAGGGCGCTTTTACCGGGGCTGAGCGTTCGGGCAAAGCCGGTCTGGTGGAAAAAGCGGCCCACGGTACCCTGTTCCTGGATGAAGTCGGGGACCTGAGTGCTGAAGCCCAGGTCAAGCTGCTGCGGTTTTTGGACACCGGCGAGTATTATCGGGTCGGCGGCACCAAAAAGCATGCCGTAAAAACCCGCATCATATCCGCCACCAATCGCGATCTGACCGCACTGGTGGCAACAGGCGAATTCAGAAAGGATCTCTACCACCGTTTTGCGGTGGTCAAACTTGAGGTTCCCTCCTTGTGCCAGCGACGTGATGATATCATACTGATGGCCAAACATTTCCTGGTGGAATTCAGCCAGAAGTTCGACAAATCATTTAAAGGTATCTCCGCCGAGGCCGAGGCCGCTTTAAAAAACTATGACTGGCCCGGCAACGTGCGTGAGCTGAAGAATCTGATCGAGCGCGGTGTGTTGCTGTCCGAGGGGCCGGAGCTGCTACTCGATGATCTGGGCTTAAAAAACAAAAATGGTCAGCCAAACAACAACCCACTGGTTGACAACCCTCAACTGCCTTCTGTTTCCCCTGAAGGAATTGATTTTAGTGCCATTATCGCCGACATCGAAAAAGCCTATTTTGAAGAAGCCCTCAAACTGGCCGACGGCAATGAGAGCAAGGCCGCCCTGCTGCTCAATCTGACCCGCGATAAATTCCGCTACCGCCGCCAGAAGCTCGATGCCATGAGTTGA
- a CDS encoding AbrB/MazE/SpoVT family DNA-binding domain-containing protein, producing the protein MEAVTISPKFQIVIPRKVRDSLNLKPGLKVQVLAYGNRIELIPLKEISEMRGFLEGINTEVEREPDRI; encoded by the coding sequence ATGGAAGCCGTAACCATTTCCCCAAAATTCCAGATTGTCATTCCGCGTAAGGTCAGGGATTCCTTAAATTTGAAGCCGGGTTTAAAAGTTCAGGTCCTGGCTTACGGGAATCGGATCGAGCTCATTCCGTTAAAAGAGATTTCTGAAATGCGCGGATTTCTCGAGGGAATCAACACAGAAGTCGAACGGGAGCCGGACCGTATATGA
- a CDS encoding (Fe-S)-binding protein encodes MSDETPKPEELIQIDHRPPNTDWMEVPANIRKGMYCYASNPKSVEYIGLPNARQWNPLDDDWQLPENWQEIIHEGFKERLEKFRSFKVFMDICVRCGACSDKCHYYIGTGDPKNMPVLRAELLRSVYRNDFTRMGKILGKINGARPMSLDVLKEWWYYLFQCSECRRCSLFCPYGIDTAEITIMGRELLNLLGLNIDWIATPVANCYRTGNHLGIQPHAFKDMLDFFVEDIEEITGVQLDYNINKKGADILFITPSGDVFADPGTYTAMGYLMLFHYLKEKYGLDVTWSTYGSEGGNFGFFTSHETMKRLNSKMYAEAKRLGVKWILGGECGHMWRVINQYMDTMNGPTDFLEQPVSPITGTVFENARSNKMVHIAEFTADLIKHDKLELDPSRNDHLKVTFHDSCNPSRGMGIFDEPRYVINNVCNNFYDMPANTIRENTFCCGSGAGLNAGENMELRLTGGLPRANAVKHVHERHGVNMLACICAIDRAALPPLMEYWVPEVDVTGLHEMVANALIMPGENERATDLRGEDIPGREVVEEPEEESDVESEEQADE; translated from the coding sequence ATGTCAGACGAAACACCCAAACCGGAAGAGCTCATCCAAATCGATCATCGTCCGCCCAATACGGACTGGATGGAGGTTCCGGCTAATATCCGCAAGGGCATGTATTGTTATGCCTCCAATCCCAAGAGTGTCGAATATATCGGTCTGCCCAATGCCAGACAGTGGAACCCGCTGGATGATGACTGGCAGCTGCCCGAAAATTGGCAGGAAATCATCCATGAAGGCTTTAAGGAGCGCCTGGAAAAATTTCGCTCGTTTAAGGTTTTTATGGATATCTGCGTGCGTTGCGGGGCCTGCTCCGACAAATGCCACTATTATATCGGAACCGGTGACCCCAAGAACATGCCGGTTTTAAGGGCTGAGCTGCTGCGATCCGTTTACCGCAACGATTTTACCCGTATGGGCAAAATTCTGGGCAAAATCAACGGGGCGCGGCCGATGAGCCTCGATGTGCTCAAGGAATGGTGGTACTACCTGTTTCAGTGTTCCGAGTGCCGGCGCTGTTCGTTGTTTTGCCCCTATGGCATCGATACGGCCGAAATTACCATCATGGGCCGCGAGCTGCTCAACTTGCTGGGGCTCAACATCGACTGGATTGCCACGCCGGTGGCCAACTGTTACCGCACCGGCAACCATCTGGGCATCCAGCCGCATGCCTTTAAAGACATGCTCGACTTTTTTGTGGAAGACATCGAAGAAATCACCGGCGTGCAGTTGGACTACAATATCAACAAAAAAGGCGCCGATATTCTTTTTATTACCCCTTCAGGGGATGTGTTTGCCGATCCGGGCACCTACACCGCCATGGGGTATTTGATGCTGTTTCATTATCTAAAGGAAAAATACGGGCTGGATGTTACCTGGAGCACCTATGGCTCCGAGGGCGGCAATTTCGGTTTTTTTACCTCGCATGAGACCATGAAACGGCTCAACTCCAAGATGTATGCCGAAGCAAAGCGCCTGGGGGTCAAATGGATCCTGGGTGGAGAATGCGGCCACATGTGGCGGGTGATCAACCAGTACATGGACACCATGAACGGGCCGACCGATTTTCTGGAGCAACCGGTATCACCCATTACCGGCACCGTATTCGAGAATGCCCGATCAAATAAAATGGTCCATATTGCCGAGTTTACCGCCGATCTGATCAAACATGACAAGCTCGAATTGGATCCCAGCCGCAACGATCACCTAAAGGTCACCTTTCATGATTCCTGCAATCCCTCGCGGGGTATGGGCATATTTGACGAACCGCGTTATGTCATTAATAACGTGTGCAACAATTTTTACGACATGCCGGCCAACACCATCCGCGAAAATACCTTCTGCTGCGGCAGTGGTGCGGGTTTGAATGCCGGTGAGAACATGGAACTGCGCTTAACCGGCGGGTTGCCGCGCGCCAACGCGGTTAAACACGTTCACGAAAGACATGGGGTGAACATGCTGGCCTGCATTTGCGCCATCGATCGGGCCGCACTGCCCCCCCTGATGGAATACTGGGTGCCGGAAGTCGATGTCACCGGATTGCATGAAATGGTGGCCAATGCCCTGATTATGCCCGGCGAAAACGAACGCGCCACCGACCTGCGCGGCGAAGACATTCCGGGCCGCGAAGTCGTTGAAGAACCTGAGGAAGAATCAGACGTTGAGTCGGAGGAACAAGCTGATGAATAG
- a CDS encoding type II toxin-antitoxin system VapC family toxin has protein sequence MNIVDSSAWLEYLADGPNAEHFSDPLIDVDKLIVPTICIYEVYKVVLRQRGEDAALQAVALMNQGITVNLTDDLALQATKISLEYKIPMADSIILATARAHKAILWTQDRDFKDMENVKYFLK, from the coding sequence ATGAACATCGTCGATTCTTCAGCCTGGCTTGAATATCTTGCAGACGGTCCCAATGCGGAGCATTTTTCTGATCCACTGATAGACGTCGATAAATTAATCGTACCGACGATATGTATATACGAAGTCTATAAGGTTGTTTTACGACAACGTGGCGAAGATGCTGCTTTGCAGGCGGTTGCCCTCATGAATCAGGGAATCACCGTTAATCTAACCGACGACCTTGCGCTTCAGGCTACCAAGATAAGCCTTGAATATAAAATTCCAATGGCAGATAGCATTATTCTGGCCACTGCACGCGCCCATAAAGCTATCCTTTGGACACAGGATCGTGATTTTAAAGATATGGAAAACGTTAAATACTTCCTAAAATGA
- a CDS encoding RsbRD N-terminal domain-containing protein, with amino-acid sequence MGNSLKGLIEKKKKDIIHRWFEATLQTYAPDTVRFYKDQKDAFANPVGSATSNGLPIILDQLLNDFDSDVIKSHLDPIIRIRAVQDFTAAQATAFVFGLKEILRECLADELQDTARLKELAAFESRIDQLGLVAFDVYMECREKVYEIAANETRNQTFRAFKRAGLIVDPSQAPRKQKGVKP; translated from the coding sequence ATGGGAAACAGTCTGAAAGGACTTATCGAAAAGAAGAAAAAGGACATCATCCATCGTTGGTTTGAAGCCACCCTTCAAACATATGCACCCGATACTGTGCGGTTCTACAAGGATCAGAAAGACGCATTTGCCAACCCGGTCGGTAGCGCCACCTCTAACGGCCTCCCCATTATACTCGATCAATTGCTCAACGATTTTGATTCGGATGTAATCAAATCCCATCTGGATCCCATTATCCGCATCCGCGCCGTGCAGGATTTTACGGCCGCCCAGGCCACTGCCTTTGTCTTTGGTTTAAAAGAGATTCTCAGGGAATGTCTGGCCGATGAACTCCAGGATACCGCCCGTCTAAAAGAACTGGCAGCCTTTGAATCCAGAATTGATCAACTTGGCCTGGTGGCATTTGACGTTTACATGGAATGCAGAGAAAAGGTTTACGAGATTGCCGCTAACGAGACGCGCAACCAGACCTTTCGAGCCTTTAAGCGGGCCGGCTTAATCGTAGACCCTTCACAAGCGCCCCGAAAGCAAAAAGGCGTTAAACCATAA
- the dsrM gene encoding sulfate reduction electron transfer complex DsrMKJOP subunit DsrM, with translation MNLRYIVPLIAVIILFLISYLGAQVSGLQYVFGVVVPYLAILTFVLGFAYRVINWSRSPVPFSIPTTGGQQKSLPWVKHSKFDSPAKGWQVVGRMALEILTFRSLFRNTHMKLTQGGRLSYQLEIFLWVGALAFHYAFLVVLIRHLRFFTEPVPYFVQLVENIDSFFRVEIIYPALKFGVPGVYLSSFVLLGAVSYLFLRRLFVRQVKYISIASDYFPLFLIFGIALSGILMRYFTKTDVAAAKELTLGLVTFRPTIPDGISAIFYVHVFLVSILIAYFPFSKLMHLGGVFLSPTRNLPTDTRARRHVNPWNYPVSVHTYDEYEDEFRDKMVEAGLPVDKMPEPAAAEEPAAEPEPAEEKE, from the coding sequence ATGAATTTAAGGTACATCGTTCCGCTGATTGCCGTTATCATTCTTTTTCTGATTTCGTATTTGGGCGCCCAGGTGTCAGGATTGCAATATGTGTTCGGGGTTGTTGTCCCCTATCTGGCGATTCTTACCTTTGTGCTGGGATTTGCCTATCGCGTGATCAACTGGTCACGCTCACCGGTGCCCTTCAGTATCCCCACGACGGGCGGTCAGCAAAAATCGTTGCCCTGGGTAAAGCATTCCAAGTTCGACAGCCCGGCAAAGGGCTGGCAGGTCGTCGGGCGGATGGCGCTAGAAATTTTGACCTTTCGTTCGCTGTTCAGAAACACCCACATGAAATTAACCCAAGGCGGACGACTGTCATACCAGCTTGAAATTTTCCTGTGGGTGGGCGCGTTGGCTTTCCACTATGCGTTTCTGGTGGTGCTCATTCGTCATTTGCGGTTTTTCACCGAGCCGGTGCCATATTTTGTTCAACTAGTTGAAAATATTGACAGTTTTTTCAGGGTCGAGATTATTTATCCGGCGCTTAAATTCGGTGTGCCCGGAGTCTATCTATCAAGCTTTGTGCTGCTGGGGGCCGTCAGCTATCTGTTTTTAAGACGGCTTTTTGTGCGTCAGGTCAAATACATCTCTATTGCTTCGGATTATTTTCCGCTGTTTCTGATTTTCGGAATCGCACTCAGCGGTATTCTGATGCGCTATTTTACCAAAACCGATGTGGCCGCTGCCAAAGAGCTGACCCTGGGACTGGTCACCTTCCGACCCACGATTCCGGATGGGATTAGCGCCATCTTTTATGTGCACGTCTTTTTGGTCAGTATTTTGATTGCCTATTTCCCGTTCAGCAAATTAATGCATCTGGGCGGTGTGTTTTTAAGCCCCACGCGCAATTTGCCCACCGACACCAGGGCCCGTCGGCACGTGAACCCCTGGAATTACCCAGTGTCGGTGCATACTTATGATGAATACGAGGACGAATTCAGGGACAAAATGGTTGAAGCCGGATTGCCGGTTGACAAAATGCCGGAACCCGCAGCGGCGGAAGAGCCGGCCGCAGAACCGGAGCCAGCAGAGGAAAAGGAGTAA
- a CDS encoding PAS domain S-box protein yields MHLLTDQHTLLIVEDDPGFSSYLKRLLRHKDLHILTANSGRQAIECIADHKVDLVLQDIGLPDIDGYQVMDQTLKNMPEALVIVMTGEVTVESAIQALRHGAYDYLRKPFEATELVNTIDNALDRIKLVRQHKEAQQKLRESEERYRQLFDSESDAVVVFDAETQQFEDANLAALKLFGYSKNEFLKLCVLDLSAEKDKTKKFLRQLNQAKPSKNFIPLRYLINKDGRAFPTEISAGMFMADGRKKIIGAIRDITERHRKDEELRQTKQRLQHILTSNPAVIYSCNPTGDCATTFISNNVQAELGYDAQDFINNRHFWIDHIHPDDVQFVKAEFAKLVDQGSHVLEYRFQHKDGTYRWMRDDLRLLFGEQSNAVEVVGSWTDITDMKQTEEALRKSEQQFRDLIENSPVCIAISQDDRVVYENPELKKIYSLSSADNLLKVVDYVNPDDIEKVKHAYARMVSNETDMVDIDFRFHPPTSNGDKGELRWFQCRVTRFLYQGRKALLLNAVDITEAKQLERQLLIKNKMLSLGRVAAGIAHEIRNPLTGINTYLYTIEDLCDSDQLGAEDIEIIRQVISQVQVASNKIESVIKRVMDFSKPGAPRMVRTDINASLEEAIELSLVAMRKNDIKIEKSLASGLPKCYADPHLIEQVVLNLITNAARAMEKTNGGPRLVEIKSTAHDNTISIQVADSGPGVPAEMREKIFDPFFTTKEDGSGIGLNIAQRIVADHNGAITLGSSRWGGAEFTIELPIERRINN; encoded by the coding sequence GTGCATTTATTGACCGACCAGCATACGCTTTTGATCGTGGAGGATGATCCCGGTTTTAGCAGCTATCTAAAACGCTTGCTGCGACACAAGGATCTGCACATTTTAACGGCCAACAGCGGCCGACAGGCGATCGAGTGTATAGCGGACCACAAGGTTGATCTGGTCCTGCAGGATATCGGACTGCCCGATATTGACGGCTATCAGGTCATGGACCAGACCCTCAAAAACATGCCCGAGGCACTGGTGATCGTCATGACCGGTGAAGTCACAGTTGAATCAGCCATTCAGGCCCTTCGTCACGGCGCCTATGATTACCTGCGAAAGCCTTTTGAAGCTACCGAGCTGGTCAATACGATTGACAATGCCCTGGATCGCATAAAACTGGTGCGCCAGCACAAAGAAGCCCAGCAAAAGCTGCGTGAAAGCGAAGAACGCTATCGGCAATTGTTTGATAGCGAATCGGATGCGGTGGTCGTATTCGATGCCGAAACCCAGCAATTTGAAGATGCCAACCTGGCGGCACTGAAGTTGTTCGGTTATTCGAAAAACGAATTTTTAAAGCTCTGCGTTTTGGATTTATCGGCTGAAAAAGACAAAACAAAAAAATTTCTGCGTCAATTAAACCAAGCAAAACCATCAAAAAATTTCATCCCGCTGCGCTACTTGATAAACAAAGACGGCAGGGCTTTTCCAACCGAAATCAGTGCGGGTATGTTTATGGCTGACGGGCGCAAAAAAATCATTGGTGCCATCCGCGATATCACCGAGCGGCACCGCAAAGATGAAGAGCTGCGTCAGACCAAACAGCGTCTGCAACACATCCTGACATCCAACCCGGCGGTCATTTATTCCTGCAATCCAACCGGTGACTGCGCCACCACATTCATCAGCAATAATGTCCAGGCTGAGTTGGGCTATGACGCACAGGATTTCATCAATAATCGTCACTTTTGGATCGATCACATTCATCCCGATGATGTTCAATTCGTCAAAGCCGAATTTGCCAAACTGGTCGACCAGGGCAGTCATGTTCTTGAATACCGCTTCCAGCACAAAGACGGCACTTACCGCTGGATGCGTGACGACCTGCGCCTTTTATTCGGGGAGCAGAGCAATGCTGTGGAAGTGGTGGGTTCCTGGACCGATATTACCGACATGAAGCAAACCGAGGAAGCCCTGCGCAAAAGTGAGCAGCAGTTTCGGGATTTAATCGAAAATTCGCCGGTGTGCATTGCCATCTCCCAGGATGATCGGGTGGTCTATGAAAATCCGGAATTGAAAAAAATATACAGCCTGTCATCAGCAGACAACCTGCTTAAAGTTGTCGATTATGTCAATCCGGATGACATTGAGAAGGTCAAACACGCATATGCGCGCATGGTCTCAAATGAAACCGATATGGTGGACATCGACTTTCGTTTTCACCCCCCTACCAGCAATGGCGACAAAGGCGAATTGCGCTGGTTTCAGTGCCGGGTAACCCGCTTTTTGTATCAGGGGCGCAAAGCGTTATTGTTAAATGCGGTCGATATTACCGAAGCCAAACAACTCGAGCGTCAGCTGCTGATCAAAAATAAAATGCTCTCCCTGGGGCGCGTAGCTGCCGGCATTGCCCATGAAATTCGCAACCCCCTGACCGGTATTAACACCTATCTGTATACTATCGAGGATCTTTGCGACTCAGATCAGCTGGGTGCCGAAGATATAGAGATCATCCGGCAGGTCATCAGCCAGGTCCAGGTGGCCTCTAATAAAATCGAATCGGTTATCAAGCGCGTCATGGATTTTTCCAAGCCCGGTGCCCCCAGAATGGTCCGCACCGATATTAACGCATCACTGGAAGAAGCCATTGAGCTGTCGCTGGTCGCCATGCGTAAAAACGACATTAAAATTGAAAAATCCCTGGCTTCCGGTTTACCGAAATGCTACGCCGATCCGCACCTGATCGAGCAAGTGGTTCTTAATCTAATTACCAACGCCGCCCGAGCCATGGAAAAAACAAACGGTGGACCTAGATTGGTCGAAATCAAATCAACTGCCCACGATAATACCATCAGCATCCAGGTGGCTGACTCCGGACCCGGGGTGCCCGCCGAAATGCGCGAAAAAATATTTGATCCCTTTTTTACCACCAAAGAAGACGGTTCCGGTATCGGGCTGAACATCGCCCAGCGAATCGTTGCAGATCACAACGGCGCCATCACTCTGGGCAGCAGCCGGTGGGGCGGGGCCGAATTCACCATAGAACTTCCGATTGAACGAAGGATAAATAACTGA